From one Triticum urartu cultivar G1812 chromosome 3, Tu2.1, whole genome shotgun sequence genomic stretch:
- the LOC125545203 gene encoding DYRK-family kinase pom1-like: MAAPGLDEVMAFLTDHGFASTASALRDDVLGRAADGEPGPAAALDPQLPPLRMSASGAGLPPPASPGSSSGSASSSAFVSMRSSPSGLLNPYGVWSSQHSLSDASSSEMEFGTARQYDTTDLFFQEGWLYDDHIFHTKPGDRDKEEDKFVLGAQGGPGPAETFVFGPGDYCRHEHAGNDGCEGCAEVYTCSSPLCGCCARGLKNFQELEVLRNSSSAVYGRYKIMDDQTEILDECGPDVFQMKQSGDAVLECDLPTNSVQVDDHMELNVVEKELQMLSSFDTYDDAEIAASPVQVRHVTDNVELDYNNENNLKSSSDKEYLKESYSLHPFPETDDYDDTYEFEDVGPLNTDVRKSATLIAEKEDPESNIDQAVSNFHQEYEVFELRIVHRKNRTGFEANKDFPIVLNSVIAGRYYVTEYLGSAAFSKVVQAHDLQTGIDICLKIIKNDKDFFDQSLDEIKLLKFVNKYDPSDEHHVLRLYDYFYHQEHLFIVTELLRANLYEFQKYNQDSGGDLYFTFPRIQAIARQCLEALVYLHHLRIIHCDLKPENILIKSYSRCEIKVIDLGSSCFLTDSLCLYVQSRSYRAPEVILGLPYDQRIDIWSLGCILAELYTGEVLFPNEPVSMMLARMIGIIGPIDMEMLELGQETHKYFTDDYGLFTKNEETGQLEELVPEKSSLRHHLRCPDPQFVDFLSYLLQINPRKRPTASEALEHPWLSSEY; encoded by the exons ATGGCCGCGCCGGGCCTGGACGAGGTCATGGCCTTCCTCACCGACCACGGCTTCGCCAGCACCGCCTCCGCGCTCCGGGACGACGTGCTGGGCCGCGCCGCCGACGGGGAGCCCGGGCCCGCCGCCGCATTAGATCCCCAGCTCCCGCCCCTCCGTATGTCGGCCTCGGGCGCCGGCCTGCCGCCGCCTGCCAGCCCCGGCTCCAGCTCCGGCTCGGCGTCCTCCTCCGCCTTCGTCAGCATGCGCTCATCGCCCTCAG GCCTGCTGAACCCTTATGGCGTGTGGTCGTCGCAGCACTCGCTGTCAGACGCGTCGTCATCTGAGATGGAGTTCGGCACAGCACGCCAGTACGACACCACCGACCTCTTCTTCCAGGAAGGCTGGCTCTACGACGACCACATCTTCCATACCAAGCCGGGCGACAGAGACAAGGAGGAGGACAAGTTTGTTCTCGGCGCTCAGGGCGGCCCAGGACCGGCAGAAACGTTCGTGTTTGGCCCTGGCGACTACTGCCGCCATGAACACGCCGGCAATGACGGCTGTGAGGGGTGCGCCGAGGTGTACACCTGCTCGTCACCGCTCTGCGGTTGCTGTGCCAGGGGACTAAAGAATTTTCAGGAGCTCGAGGTGCTCAGGAATTCTAGCTCTGCCGTGTATGGGAGGTACAAGATCATGGATGACCAGACGGAGATACTGGATGAGTGTGGCCCGGATGTGTTTCAGATGAAGCAGAGTGGGGATGCTGTGCTTGAGTGTGATTTGCCGACAAATTCTGTGCAAGTAGACGACCATATGGAGCTGAATGTTGTGGAGAAGGAGCTTCAAATGCTCAGTTCATTTGATACTTATGATGATGCTGAAATTGCTGCAA GTCCAGTACAGGTGCGCCATGTCACTGATAATGTAGAGTTGGATTATAACAATGAAAACAATCTGAAAAGCAGCAGTGATAAAGAATATCTGAAAGAGAGTTATAGCTTGCATCCTTTCCCTGAGACTGATGATTATGATGACACCTACGAGTTTGAAGATGTTGGGCCATTGAATACAGATGTTCGGAAATCTGCTACACTTATAGCTGAGAAAGAAGATCCAGAGTCAAACATTGATCAGGCCGTCTCTAATTTCCATCAGGAATACGAGGTATTTGAATTGAGAATTGTCCACCGCAAGAACAG AACTGGCTTTGAAGCAAATAAAGATTTTCCCATTGTCTTGAATTCAGTCATAGCAGGAAGATATTATGTTACTGAATATCTTGGCTCGGCTGCATTCAGCAAGGTTGTCCAAGCACATGATCTTCAGACAGGAATAGATATTTGcctaaaaataataaaaaatgatAAGGATTTCTTCGATCAGAGTTTGGATGAGATAAAACTGCTGAAGTTTGTGAATAAATACGATCCATCAGATGAGCATCATGTACTGCGGCTCTATGACTACTTCTATCATCAG GAACATCTTTTCATTGTCACTGAATTACTGCGAGCAAATCTGTATGAGTTTCAGAAATATAACCAGGATTCTGGTGGTGACTTGTACTTTACATTTCCTAGGATACAG GCAATTGCTCGCCAATGCTTAGAAGCTTTGGTATATTTGCACCATTTAAGGATCATTCATTGTGACCTAAAGCCAGAGAATATCCTTATCAAGAGCTACAGCAGGTGTGAAATTAAGGTCATCGATCTTGGAAGTAGTTGCTTCTTGACAGACAGCTTATGCCTGTATGTCCAGTCACGTTCTTATCGAGCTCCCGAGGTCATTCTGGGCCTGCCATATGATCAGAGGATTGACATTTGGTCTCTTGGTTGCATCCTTGCTGAACTGTACACTGGTGAA GTACTATTTCCTAATGAGCCAGTGTCCATGATGCTTGCCCGAATGATCGGGATAATTGGTCCAATAGACATGGAAATGTTAGAGTTGGGACAGGAAACACATAAATATTTCACCGATGATTATGGCCTTTTCACCAAGAATGAG GAGACAGGTCAATTAGAGGAGTTAGTCCCAGAGAAGTCTTCTTTGCGACATCACTTGCGATGCCCTGATCCGCAGTTTGTGGATTTTCTATCTTATCTGCTGCAAATAAACCCCAGGAAGAGACCAACAGCCAGCGAAGCGCTCGAGCATCCGTGGCTTTCATCCGAGTACTAA